In Manis pentadactyla isolate mManPen7 chromosome 18, mManPen7.hap1, whole genome shotgun sequence, the genomic window CTCATGAAGTTGCAGTGCAGGGAGAGCAGCCCACGGAAAGGCCGAGATCTAACCAGAAGCGTACAGACCCCTGGCCCTCCCCACACCTTTCTACCACACCAGCAGGGCTCGAGTACGATAGCAGTACCTTGTAACTGACAGAGCAGCAGACTCTCCGAGGAGGAGTGTGAGGGAGGACCAAAATCGAGAGGGAGGCAAACCAACGACACTCGTTGAGGTGGAAGCCTTGGGCACCTGCAGCTACAGCGGACGTGACACCCAGTCCAACTCCTAACGAGATTTACATAAACCCTCACACTTATTACCTCCGTTCCTATTGCTCGACATATCACGTCTAACTTCAGTAAATTACAAGACACactaaaaggcaagaaaaaacaaTAGAAGAGACAAAAACAAGCATCAGACCAGACTTAGCTATgacacagatgttggaattatcggACAggcaatttaaaataactatggttGCTAAGTTAAAACTGATGAGAACGTTAGATGGTAATAGTAAGATCTTGCCTGTCAAATGCCTGAATGAAAGAGCAGCTATGCAGAAGCAGTTTTCACACACAGTGAGGACAGATATAGATGTCATTGGCAAAGGGAGGGTTGGGGGACAAGATGACCCCTCCAATGGTTCTGAACCTTGCTGTTTATACAAATTTTTGATTCCACTTTTCTTTTTGAACATTTCTACAATCTTTTCTTTACCTCTAGCTAGAGAATATTAGTTCATTCCCATAAACCTCACACACAGTGAGGACAGATATAGATGTCATTGGCAAAGGGAGGGTTGGGGGACAAGATGACCCCTCCAATGGTCCCGAAACTTGCTGTTTATACAAATTTTTGATgccactttttctttttgaacattTTCCTCTTCTACAAAAAGGGTAAAGCCTTCCAATGAAAAGATTTTCTAGGTAGGCAGCACAACACAGACAGACCTTTTCTGCGAAGTCTGGCCAATTGAAAATGGAAGCTGCCTACTTCCTAGTGGCATTCTGCAGCAGGGAGCCTTCTACTCAAGGCTATGTCTACTCTGACTTGACTCCGTGTTCTAACACTGTCCTTCAACTTCCATACCATACGCCCAAAGAACTGCGAGTACCAGCATTCTGGAATCCGCTCCCTTCTGTAGAGGTCCCTGCCTGAAGTCATTCCCTACCATGTGCATAATTTGAACTTGAGAATTCACAAGTGGCCTTTCCCCCAGTCCGTTAAATTCTTCATTACTTCTTTCTGGACAAAATTCCAAGCATGCAGGTGGCTAAActcccatttttttctccctgtaacATTAAAAGTTCTTTCTAGTCACTGCCCAAggtttagcttttcttttttaaaacattttatattctgaATAACTCCTTCGTCCACACACCGATCAGGGGAGTATACACTGTGGGGCAGGGGgatgataaaggggaaaaaaagcactaGATTATAATCTGATTGCTCATTATGAGTTCTATTATTATTTAACCATCTCCTTAGGGTAAGCTTTCCTTTGAAATAGTCTTTCTCAAAGTTTTAatacttttaacattttcttgtgtttgcccttttcttgtgcataaatgttaattttctccattgaattgggCAAACATTTCTACAATCTTCTCTTTACCTCTGGCTAGAGAATATTAGTTCATTCTCATAAACCAGAGCTCACATGATCCTCTTGCCTCTGGTGTTTGTGCAAAcaaacattacatacaaattaCCCTACTTTAATTAATTGCTTGCACAACCCCAAGAAtgagtgtcttcttcaattttgtGCCCTAGGCATTTCACTTGCATCACCCAAGTCCCAGCCCTGGTGCAAGGGGCTGTTTACCTCCTGAGTCGGGACCTGGCCCCTCAGTGGACCTCATCAGAATGCCTGCTGCTGCTCGGTCCTCACTGCCAAGTCTACCTGTCCCTGGTCACACCTTCACTGTTCTCTCTGTTGTTGTCCCTTTGGTTTATTTGttccattctctctcttttaaaagaaCTGAAGAACAAAAACTGGTTTCTCTTTAAGTAAGCAGGAAACACCTTTCCTTCTGCAAGGTGATCCTCATTCTTCACGTATGATCTTTGGCTCTTCTTCGCTGTGTTTATTGTTCCAGGGCACAAAGAAGCTGCTCCCTCACTTGCCTGGCTTTCTGGAGAAGACCACACTGAATTCCAGCCATTCTAGAAGGCAGAGGTTTTTGGAAGTCTGGCTGAAGGTAAACAGTAACAGCAGGTATTCACGGCTTCTCCGTCTACTCATGATCAACAAACACCAGCAGATTCTACTTTATTCCTAAGCTACTTAGTTTGCTGTTTTTATGCAGTGTGTATCAGAGCTTTTATGGTCATTTTTCTAAAAAGCCTCAGTAGCTTTTGGATTCTAGGATTATGACTGTCTTCAACTCTTCCAATTTAAATAAATTGCTTCTAGTCAAAATGATGCAATGAATAGTAAAGAGGCCCTAAATAAAGACCACCAAGTGGCATTTCTGCTGTCCTTAAATTCAGGAGTCCATGTTCTGGGATTAGAAGCCAACAGCTCGGTGCCTGGAGCTCAGGAGCACGGCAGTGTCCGAGGCTGGAAGGAGCTCAGGGCTTTGACGACGCTCCCTGAACTGGCCAACCCTCTTTCACTGGTTCCTGAGGGAGATCTCAGTGAAGAGCCCCAAAGGGCATCAGCTACAGTTGAACCTTCTGGCACATAATTATTactaggaaaagaaaatctaataaatAACACAAAGGTGAAGCAGAAACAATTTGCTTCTGGCGGGAAACAGCACCGGAGAGTCGAGAAAGAATGAATTACATTGAGACTCCTGAGGACGAAGGCTAACTGCAGCCTTCAAAGGACAGATGGCCTGTGTCTTCTGAAAAGCATACCGAGTTCACTCGGCCACCGTTCTGTCAGGAAGCGGTCCGTCGACTCACACTTACTGAGGCCCTAATAGCGCCAGCCCAGCTCTGTGTGCTGTGGAGAACTCAAACACAAAGAGACGGTCCCTGCGGATATTTCTATCTGCCCCTAATGTTGAAGGTGCATGTGAACCTTTTTCACCTCGACAGTCCTCCTCCCCCGCAGGACTGTGCTGGCACAGAGCAGTCCCAAGGCTGGGGACCCAGGGCCACTTCTCCCACCCCATTCCCTCACTGCATGTCCCTGAATGCAGACCACATGACAGGCTGCAGGGTGGGAAACAGTAGGAAAGGGTAGAGTAAGAATTTAAGGGATTCACTCTTGGTAGCAAGCCAGCCCTTGCTGTTCATCACCCtcatttaattaaacattttattttaaaaagcatatatagCACATAAAATGTGCCAGCCACTGTTTCAACTGTATTATAAATACTAACTCGCTGAATCCTCACCACAAGCCTATGAGACATATGATTATCCCGACGTCTGACACGGAACCTGAGGCAGGGAGCATTAGGTAACCTGGCCAAAGTCATGGCTAATTAGTGGCAGAGTTCGGGCCGTCTCGCTCTAGTCCTTGCCGCTAACCACTGAGCCAAACAGTGAACGAAAGGCGCTGGTGCATTTATGCAATAAACCTTCCTTCCCGGAGGCAGCCATACTAATTTAACCTAAGTCTCCAGTATAGAAGTtaaaataacaatagcaacaacGAAAGATACTCAGAATTTATTAAGAATATGATATGCTTTATGGCTATGTACCATACAGAACGCTAACTTCGACTTCAAGGGTAATCTTATCTTTCTCAACACCAACACCCCTACCAGTCTATAAATGAAAACTGCTAGGAAATTTGCTGATACAATCAGTATTTGAAATTTCACTTCAGTCTTTTACTAAAATGTGGCCTGAATACGAAGAGTCAGAGCAAGCTGGTGAGAAACcagcacacacacccaatctcccGTCTCTGGAGATGTCTATGCACCTCAAAAGATTTCTGCAAGGGACCACCTACCGGTCAGCCCAAGATACCTCCGCCAAAGTAGCAGATCTGTGCCGTAGGACACAGACACCACTGCGcttaatgaaattaaataaaattagaaattcagCTCCTCAGTGGCATCAGCTACATAAAaagtgctcaacagccacatgGGGTTAGTGTTAACCATACTATACAGCACAGAGAGAGCATTTTCATCAtccagaaagttctattggacagccGTTAGACCCTAAGTATGATTTCTTGTTAAGCGTTAGTCACAATGCACTTCACAGTAACAATttcatctttcccttcttatgAATACATAAAATTCAAATTACACTTCATTTCTTCATAAGATTTCTACTCCCAAGTTCAGTTCCAAGGGAGAAAGTGGACTATTTATAAGCacttgccccctccccacccaccaactGCACCTTGTACCCAGAATGTATTTCTTCTTCCATAATAATGATTGAAAGGCAATCAGGTGAGGGAAAGGGAATTCATTAAAAGTGCTGCAGACAGCAAGAATCAAACTTCTGTTTATACACTTAAAGCTTCATGCTGGATGTTAAGCTCTGAGACATGTACTCAACCAGCCATAATGAGGCCCAACAAGACAGGGTGGCTACGTCCACACCCTCATCAGAACAATACAAACACATGCACCGCTACGCAAGATGGGCCAGATACTACCAggatctttgaaaaaaaaaaaaaatgcccacaCAAAAACAGGTTGGACATATAGAAGCTGTGTGGGCCAGGGACAGTGCCACTGAATTGTCCACTGAGAGCAAACCTTACAGTAATTTCCAGCATTTTTAACCTGCACTGACAAAATATCTGAATTAGTAACACTGCTGTTTCATTTCATGTGAGTTCACACTGTcatgaaacagaaaagcaataatAAATGTAAGAAACAGCTTAGAAAGAAAGTACAAATGCTACGTGGCCCTTCAGTGCTGTAGAATCTAAAATTCAAAATTCTTCTAATTTCTTGGCCTGAAGGTCATGGAAGTCTGGGATGACTAGGTTTATGACCAGTAGGACCGCCTTGTTCTAACATAgctttttgttcatttaaaaaattctcctcTCTCTGTCATTCTATCTACCCCATTACTTTTAGTAACACAACTGAATTTTTATGAATTCTTGTTATATACAGCTTTCTTTATATATCAGATGAAGGAAGAATTACTAAGTAGGACTAATAGAAATAATTAGTGTCTGGTCATTTTAAGTTGTAAAAACACCTTAAAGCTCCTTGGAAGatgcaattttttttaacaagtgcAAAAACAGTAATAATCAAATTACATACTTGTGACTTCTTGTAAGAAATCCAAACATGGTCGACTACTTCCAGAAATACTTATTGAAACAGCCAGTGGGGTCTGTCCTTCATAGTTCCTTGTGTTCGTGTCCGCTCCATAATTATATAACATCCGTGCACAAAGCACATCATCCCTAAGGGCAGACAAATGTAAAGGAGTCTGTCCATCTTCTAAGCGACCCAAGTTTGTGTCTGCTCCTCTCTGAAGGAACATTCGGCAGTAAGAGTGATTGCTTTTGATCACAGCATATCGCAGCAGGAAACCGTTCTGAATGTCGATGTTGGCGTTGTGGTCCAGGAGGATTTTCACACAGCTTGACCTCTCGCGGATAATGGCGAGCTGAAGTGGCGTCGTACCTTTATCACTGAGCGGGTCAACCTCCGCCTTGAACTCCAGGAGGAGTCGCACAAATGAGTCCCTACCATAGTGAGCAGCCACATGGAGGGGTGTCCAGCCATCATTGCTTTTTGCATTAATAATGTCGCTCCTGTAGTCAGATTCTAACATCAGGCGTGCAATCCGGGCCCGGCCATGCATGGCTGCGTAATGAAGAGCAGTGAAGCCTCCGATTAAGTCCTTCACTGTGGGATCAGCTAGagttaaaaccaaaatgaaaacattatcaGCCTTAAGACACAACAAACTCTACCATGACATAGCACAGTTTAGCCAATTCTCAGACAAAATGTGAAATGATTAAACATTATAATGAACATCAAGTACTTCTTTCCTCACCTTAACTAAAGCATAGTTTTAATGGGAAATAAATTTTAGTAGGGCTATCAAACTTGGGTAACAGAGTAAGAATGACTTACAAAGTATTTAAAAGATACATACAGAAAACAGAGTTCAGATCACCACATTCCCTCTTTGCTAATCTAACCAAATGCTTTTGGCTATTCAACTCCCTCATTTCCATACTGTTTCATGTTTCTCTTCTGTTTTgaactttctgttttattttctctctgtttcttcttggtcTTAAAGAGAAGCATGTGTAGCAACATCTGCTCCTCTAAATTACGGATGTATTGTGGTCTGGCAGACTGTGTTGTTTTAGGGTATTCTGAATTCTTAGTTTTATAAGAACTTTGGAGGTTTTAAGAATTAAAGCAGCATATTGTGTGAAAGTTGGGAGAAACCTCAGCATTGTATAAATATGATTTTCTAAAAGATCCAAAAGCCCTGTCCTAGGTTGACTGTTTtctggaaagaagagaaagaggggtgggggtgggggacagagagagagataagagaaaaggaaggaagagaagaaagaaagaaaagagaaaaagataaggaAGGAGGAGAAGGCAAGGAGAGAGAAACTACATttatgaaaaggagagagagagagaaaaaaagaagagaacgtggggaaggggaggagagagaaactgCAATGACATGTTTGCTAGAACTCCTCAAGTCACAGATTTCATCCCCTGCCCTCAATCTTCCCTGAAGCCAGGGGTCGGGTCTATGCGGCTCCCACCTCACTGGCCATCCTGGGCAGTGGGCAGGTGGCCAAAACAACTCCCTCATATTATGTAGGTCACTTTCTGGAGGCCAGCAATGCCACATGCAGATAAACTGGTCAGACCTAACCAAGTGGGGTTAAAATGCTTTGTTCTCATAAAGTCAGCCTTAGGTTTTGGTTTGTTCATGTAGAGAAAAACTAATGAGTGTCTTttaaacaaactaacaaaaagcACCCAAAGGAAGTGATTAAACCCTGGTGTATTGTTCAGTGAAATGTTATTTAGTTCTAAAGCATATGACAGCTTTAGAAAAACTGATGAGGCAGAAAACTGTacgtaaaatattaataatactttacagagaataaaaatttcaattaaaaagtagTTGCTAACAAAACCTATAAAAAGGTAAATTTGGGGGAGAGCTATCTCAGTTGAATTTCTAAAATCATTTAATATAAACTGATAGTACACAATAGTATTACTTTAATCCACTTAAATAAAATAAGGGTATATTATCTGCCTTGGTCTtcattgaaagaaaaatatacagtATCCTATTTACTGTGACTTAACAGAACTCAAGGCAAGAATATTTAAACAAAGCATTTTGTTGCCATCTACTGGTAAGGCATGAACATGAGCTACTGATGTTTCTATTTTGACGGTCAATGCCGAGCCGTCAAGTCAGCTTCAGGTACTTTTCATAACCAGGCCTAAGTGAAGATAAGCATGAAATCAGAAAGAATCTCTTCTATTCAAATGAAACTATAAATCTTGCCAAGACATCCATTTCTATCTACACCTGACCAATCAATTGCTTCCTTAATTTGCTAGTGACATATAAGAATACTTTTTCAGTTCTCCCACCTTCATCCACCAGGGGTGTCTTTAAAGATGCCAGCAAACATTCTTATGTGCATCCTCTACTTGCTCTATTtaacagtaaaagaaaattatattactGAAACTACACTTGCATCTTTGGTTTACCACTTGAGGTCTTCTTTTAGATTCTACATTTTGGTGCTATATTGAGCTAGGAAAACAAAGATTAACAAATACAGCAATGATTTGCTTAGTCTTAATTAAAACGAGAACTGGAAATAGCACAGAAGGGAAGAGCTAtaggttttaatttaaaaatttatagtaTTAAATCTGTACCATATAGTTACTGTCCTCAAGGAATTAACAAATGGGAGATACAAGCCAAATGAGTATGCAAAACACAaattaattttaggattattaaTAGTCAATGCAATAAGAAAAAGATCTCATTTGTAATAGTAACAAACTACAGAACACCCAGATATAAATTCAGTAAGAGATGTGCAATGCACATGTAAAGAAAACTTTTGACTGAATTCACTTCATCTGTGTTTGCACAAGTGTCCCTTCATCAGAAAAACTTTCCCTGAACACAAACATGGCAGGCCCATCAACCTCAGTACTTTGTCCCCTTACCAAGCTTTCTTCCCCTTAGGGAAGGTGCAACCTATTTTAAACAAGATGTAGCACAGACTCAAGAAACCCATTTAAATCTACTGAAAATATTGgaagtatatataaataaaagcagagaaacaCTCCCTATTTAATAAtggttcctttttttctcccaacAGCTATACtgagataaaataaaattcacccattttcagtgtacaggttgATGAATTTTGATCAAGTGCATACAATGACTATGATCATCATCAAAATATTTCTATCATCTCAAAGTTGTTCCTTCCTGCCTCTTACAATCAATTCCCTGCCCAGATTCTGGgacccaggcaaccactgacgCTCTGCCtttttagaatttcatataaatggaatcatacagtactgCAGacttttgacttatttcacttaccattatgtttttgaaattcatccatgttgctgtgtgTATCAAAAGTTCACTCCTTTGTACTGATGAACAGTATTCCATAATTTGGATATACAATTATTTATTCATGAGCAGATGTACAactgggttatttccagtttgagGGTTTTATGAATAAGGCTCCTAGGAACACTCACATACAAGTCTCTATGTGGATATATGTTTCCATTTCACTTGAGTAAATAACTAGGAGAGAATGCTGGGTTGCAAGTTAAATGGACATTTTACTTCCTAAGAAATTGTCAAACTTTTTCTAAGTGGCTATATATTATGTTCCCATCAGCAATATATGGGAGTTCCAGTTGTTGCAGATCTTCACTAGGACTTGGCATCATTTGTAATTTTAACCATTCTAGAAAGTACAAAGTAGTTACCTTCTTGgggtttaatttacattttcctgtgacTAGAGGTATTGGGTTTTTTCACATGTTTTCATTGTGAAAATGTCTGTTGAAATCATTTACCCATTTTCTTTGGGTTGTTTTTCTCATTACTGAGTTTATAACTCAATTGTATATATATTCTCAATATTAAGCCCTTTGAGAGatatgtttgtaaatattttctcctagtatgttgcttgccttttcattttctacaCTGCCTCTCTTGGAGAGcaatagttttaaattttgatgaagtcatttgccagtttttcttttatggattgtgcttttgtgTCCTGTTTAAGAAATCTGCCCAACACAATGTCAcataaattttctgttttcttctatacATTTTACACTTTTGATTCTTGTATTTGGGACAATGATCCACTGCTAGCTGATTTTTATATGCAGTGTGAGATCAGATCAAGGTTCATTATTTTCCATATATGTATCCAGTTTTTCAGCACAATTTGTCAGAAGGACTATCTTTTCCCCAATGACTCATCCTGGTACCTTCATTGAAAACCAATTTACCATACAAGTGTGTCTATTTCtgaactctattctgttccattaatgtaAATGTGTATCCACACACCAacaccacattgtcttgattattgtagtgTTATTGTAAGTTTTGATTGCAGGCACCATACACCCTCAAACCATCCTTAAAACTGTTTTGGGCAATAGCTTTCAGATCAATTTGTCAATTCTTCAAACAAACTTTCTAGAATTTTGATTGGATTGGAACTCTATGACCCTAAAAATGGAATCTCTCCCAAATGATCTAaataatatcaattcttccaaACCATTAACATGGAATATCTGTTTATTTAGGTCTTAATTTCACTAGGAAATGTTTTATCTTCAGTATACAGGTCTTGCAAATTTTTCATTACATTTATTACTGGATATTTTAAGTTATGTTGCAATCTTAATGAACTTTTAAATTTTCCAAATGTTAATTGCtggtacaaataaataaaatttttgtataattttttgtgtattcTGTATTCTAGCTACACTCACTTTTTAAATCTAACACATTTTTGTAGATTTCTTACAATtttctacatatacacaatgatgTTCTCTGCAAATAAAGACAACTTCATTGCATCCTTTCCAATCCACAGGACTATTTGAACAGGATATTGAATAAAAATGTTTGTAAAAGCATATATCCTTGACTTGTCCCTGATTTTAGAGGGAAAGCATTCAGCAGTTTACCATTTACCATTTACTATGCTGTAACCTGTAGTTTTTTGTAGGTGCCTTTCCTTAGATTTTAGAAGCTATCTTCTGCTCCTGATTTGCTAAGTCTTTATGGCAGATGGTACTTTTTATTGTCACATgcattttctgcatctactgaaatgatcatttggcatttatttttattctattaataggACAAATCACTTACCATACTGATTTTCAGGCTAAACAAAGCTTGCATTCCTCCAGTAAACACTCCTTAATCAtagtgtaatattcttttttatatacTGGTGGATTAGATTTACTACTGTTCTGTTAaggttttctgtatctattgtcAAGAAGGATACCAGCCTGCAGTTTTCACATCTTCCAATGTCTCTATTTGGTTTTGTATCAGGGTATTACAAGCCTCATTCAGTTAAGTTTACAAGGGCTACCTCAAAGAATTTCGGTggtattgttattatttattccttttgTATTTGAAATAATTCAACAGAGAAAGTAGCTGGGCCTAAAGTTTTCTTAGCAGAAGGCTTAGTTGTGAGCTGAATTTCTTTGATATAGGGCTATTAAACTATTTTTTCTTGGGTCAGTTTTGACAATTGTGTCTTCCAAGGAATCAGTTCATTTCTTCTAAATGACAGATATATTCCTTATTATCCTCAATGCCTTTAAGATCTGTAGTGAAAAACTGCTTTTCCATACTTGGTACTGGttatgtctttggttttcttcatcaGTCTAGCTAGAAATGTATCAActttattgatctttttaaagaaccaacttctgttttttggtttATCAATATTCtctgtcatttgcccattttcaaTTCTACTGACTTCATCTATTCATTCCTGTTCTTACTTTGGGTTTAACTGTAGCAGTATATGGGGACTGGGTCAATAaacccctttccttttctttgcacTACTACTGTCATGTATATTACATCTTCATATAAGGCCAACAACAGTTTTACAATTATCATTTTATGTTGTTATCTTTTTAAGAGatgaaaggaggaaaaataaaaaaataatatctaaGGTGGTCCCTCCCTAAAATCCCTGCCTCTTGAAGTTCATGCCTTTGTAACCCTCTCCCCTTGAGTGTAAGCAGAACCTGTGACCTCTAACCAACAGAATCTGTCAAAGAAGATGGAATGTTGCTACTGTGACTATGTTATTACATATGAGATTCCATCTGCTGGCAGACACAGTAGAGTGATTCTCCTTGCTGTTTTGATAAGTTAAGGAGTCATGGTGGGAAAGCCCACAGGATAAGAATCCGAAGTTTACCACTAGGAAGCACAGGCAAACTACAGCTAACGGTCAGCAAGAAGCTGAGGTCCTCAGTCCTACAGCCCAAGGAAATTAACCTTCCAACAACTTGAGTGAACTTGGAAGCAAACTTTTCCAGTCAAGCCTACAGAGGAGAAGAGTCTATCCAACAGCTTAAAAGCATGAggtaataaatgtgtgttttatTAAGTCACGAGTTTGTGTAATTTATTACACAGCAATGTAAAGCAAATACACTGTTTTTTATATGTACCTGTGTTATTACTTTACCAGTCATCTTGTTTTCTTGTGTGAATTTTAATTACAGATGGTCTTTTTCTTTCAGACTGAAGGACCCCTTTTAGTACTTTTTGTAAGGCAAATCTGACAGCAATGAACTCTCTTATCTGGGAACATCTTTCACCTTTATTTCTGAAAGACAATTTTGTTGGATATaaaattcttggttgacagttgtTTCCAGCAATTAGAATATGTCATCTCACTGCCTTCAGACCATTGATTTCTTCTGAGAAATCAGCTGTTTATCTTATTAAGGATCCCATGTACAAAATAAGTCACTTCTCTAaatgctttcaagattttctttttttggctttcCAGTTTGACTACTATGTGTCTAGATGAGCTTATTCTACTGGGAGTTCACTGCACTTCTAAGATGTGtagtttaatatttttcatcaaatgTAAGATGTTTTTGgccatcatttcttcaaatactttttctgccacCTTTTCTCTCCCCTCACTTTTCTGCACTTCCATTATGTCTCATGCATACGTCAGTATGCTTGATAATGTCCCAGAGGTCTATGGgactctgttctttttttttaattcttttttctatGTGTTCCTCAGACTGGATGTCTGTTGAGCAATTTTCAATGTCACTGATTCCTTCTTTTGCCAGCTCAAATCTGCTGTTAATGAATtcttcattttagttattatattgtgaactctagaatttctatttggggacaaatatatgtatatgtatatatatgcatatgtgtgtatataaatttatatatgcaaattctctttattgatattctctatttgATAAGTCACTGTCatcatgttttcctttaattctttgaatATGGTTCCCTTAGTTCTTTGAATACATTTATAATAGATGCTCTGAAATTTTGTTAACTAAGTATAACATCTGGGTCCCTTTAGAAACACTTTCTATTAGCTGGTTTTAGTTTCTGTGTATTAGCTATATGTTTCTGCTTCATACCATGTCTCATTAATTTTACTGTAAACTGAAGATTTTGGACTACACCACAGAAACCCTGGATTTTGAT contains:
- the ASB7 gene encoding ankyrin repeat and SOCS box protein 7: MLHHHCRRNPELQEELQIQAAVAAGDVHTVRKMLEQGYSPNGRDANGWTLLHFSAARGKERCVRVFLEHGADPTVKDLIGGFTALHYAAMHGRARIARLMLESDYRSDIINAKSNDGWTPLHVAAHYGRDSFVRLLLEFKAEVDPLSDKGTTPLQLAIIRERSSCVKILLDHNANIDIQNGFLLRYAVIKSNHSYCRMFLQRGADTNLGRLEDGQTPLHLSALRDDVLCARMLYNYGADTNTRNYEGQTPLAVSISISGSSRPCLDFLQEVTRQPRNLQDLCRIKIRQCIGLQNLKLLDELPIAKVMKDYLKHKFDDI